ACAGGAATAAAGAAAAAGATAATACCGCCGGAAAAGGACTGTACGAACTTGGAATTATAGCGCTTACCAAGAAGTTCCGGAAATGTGTGACAGTTGAGTGTTAGCCCCATGCGGCGAGTTCGTTTTCCAAGAAACACCATAGCGATGAAAACGCCGACAAAAATAGTAAGAAATGCAAGCCACAGCAGAGGCATGCCGAACATTGCCGCAACGCCACCAAAACCGATGATGGCAGAAGTGGACACAAATGTTGCACCATATGACATAGCCATAATAAACGGGTTAACAGAACGACCTGCAAGCATGTAGTCGCTAGCGCCTTTTGTTTCTTTCCAACCCTTCCAACCCAAGTAGAATACAGCTGCAAAGTACAGCATTGCGGTGATAAGTTTGGCGGCCACGTCAAGTTCCTCTCTTATTGCTTTGTGTTATCACACACTATTGATTCAACTTCTGCCGTGATGGTGTCCGGCTCGCCTGCGTTGTTCCAGTTCTTAATTCCGTAAGCAATACAGCCTATGGTTGAGAGGATACAAAGCCAGTAAGGTAACGCGGTTTCAATGCTTCCGAGTCCAAGTAACATATCTGTTCTCCTTGTAATTACGTGCAAAAAAAAACCGCAGGCTTTCGCCTGCGGTTTCATCGGTGTATAGAATTATATTGTGTTACGTTTGAACACACTCAACCGATCCGCAGGCCTGAATGCCGCGGAAACCAAAAAACGCAAAAAGGAAGTTGGTGTTGAGTTTGTTCATGAAGCCAACCTAAATGTGGTTAGACAAAAATGTCAAGTTTAGTTTGAAATTAAAATTTTGTTTCCAGAACATCTGCGGCTCGCTGACCATTTGCCGCCTTAATATTGCCAACCCATTGGCGAACCACATCAAGGTGTCCTTTAATCCATTCAGTTGCGGTTTCTTCAGGTGTTTGTTCTTTTATTGCAACATCGTATGTCCACTTACCTTGGGTCTTTTTGTCGACGTTGATGCGTGAAAGGAACAAGTACGGGTCTGGATATTGCTTTTTAATCTTTGGTCTGATGACAGTATTGATAGAGTTTTCAGCGATCAGTATGCCAGAACCTTTTACGCCATCCAGATACCGCATATCGAGAGTTACGTTTGTCCAGTGCGGTTGCCAGCATCCGAAAACAATCCATTGTTTTTCTTTAAAAGATTTAAGTACTTGTTTGAACAGGGCATCAATTGGTTCGCCTTGCTGCTTCCAGCTGCCGAGTCCTTCAAAATCATCAAGAATTAATTGATCGACAATGTTGTACAATCCTGAACCAGCTTCGAGGTTATAGATTACAGAACCAAATTTTTCGGCATTGGGAGCAAGGTCTGCAATAGATTTCACCTTTGGGTCAACGTAGTCGGGAATGCATAGTCCTGTGCGGGCATTGGCTACGTTAACTCCGGCAATATGAACAACTTTTTCTTCAAGCAAAGGGAGCAGCATTAATTTATGTAAGGGAAGCCACGCACTCATGAAAACATCTGCATCACCGTTTTCAAGAGATCTATACGCCTTTTCGGGTTCTTCTGTGGTCATAGCTGTGGGAAAACCAATTGCCTCAAGTACCTGCATAGCAATTTGTGCCTTAACCATACCGCCTGCCCATGGCGGAACGATGAATGTTATCGGCTTGGCATTAACCGTTGCTGGATGGCAGATAAACGCGAATGCAAACGCAAACAAAAGAGCCGCGAATTTTTTACGCATAGTGTTCTCCTCGCTTATTGGTGCATAGTCTTCTGTTTGTCCGAAGCGGTATGTTTTTTTGTACGGACA
The nucleotide sequence above comes from Halodesulfovibrio sp.. Encoded proteins:
- a CDS encoding symporter small accessory protein gives rise to the protein MLLGLGSIETALPYWLCILSTIGCIAYGIKNWNNAGEPDTITAEVESIVCDNTKQ
- a CDS encoding glycine betaine ABC transporter substrate-binding protein → MRKKFAALLFAFAFAFICHPATVNAKPITFIVPPWAGGMVKAQIAMQVLEAIGFPTAMTTEEPEKAYRSLENGDADVFMSAWLPLHKLMLLPLLEEKVVHIAGVNVANARTGLCIPDYVDPKVKSIADLAPNAEKFGSVIYNLEAGSGLYNIVDQLILDDFEGLGSWKQQGEPIDALFKQVLKSFKEKQWIVFGCWQPHWTNVTLDMRYLDGVKGSGILIAENSINTVIRPKIKKQYPDPYLFLSRINVDKKTQGKWTYDVAIKEQTPEETATEWIKGHLDVVRQWVGNIKAANGQRAADVLETKF